A single window of Sebastes umbrosus isolate fSebUmb1 chromosome 16, fSebUmb1.pri, whole genome shotgun sequence DNA harbors:
- the dhrs7 gene encoding dehydrogenase/reductase SDR family member 7 encodes MECCIVSALCCLIALYLLTHLLGFIFADADFTLLWASVLGHRPENKLKGLVVWVTGASSGIGEELSYQLARCGSRLILSARREDELNRVKRCCLERSDLQDEDIRVLPLDLMERTSHEEKTKAAIQCFGHIDVLINNGGRSQRSVCLETSVDVYQALMELNFLGTVSITKQVLPHMTQRGTGSIVTVSSVAGFAGVPLATGYSASKHALQGFFNSLRTELTDYPNILISTVCPGPVQSKIVQNAFTEELNNSVAAAGDQEYKMPTTRCVRLMLVGIANGVKEMWIAQQPFLMFCYAWQYVPTFAWIITNRLGKKRVQNFKAGLDADSAYFTKPKAKTS; translated from the exons ATGGAGTGCTGCATTGTATCTGCGCTGTGCTGTCTCATAGCTCTTTATTTACTCACTCACCTCCTGGGCTTTATTTTCGCGGATGCAGACTTCACTCTGCTGTGGGCGAGTGTGTTAGGACACAGGCCAG AGAATAAGCTGAAAGGGCTGGTGGTTTGGGTCACTGGAGCCTCCAGCGGTATTGGAGAGGAGCTGTCCTACCAGCTAGCGAGGTGTGGGTCACGTCTCATCCTGTCTGCTCGACGTGAGGATGAGCTGAATAGGGTAAAACGTTGCTGTTTAG AGCGCTCCGACCTCCAGGATGAAGACATTCGTGTTCTTCCACTTGATTTGATGGAGAGGACATCGCacgaggaaaaaacaaaagctgCGATTCAGTGCTTTGGACAC aTTGATGTCCTAATTAACAATGGCGGCCGAAGCCAGCGCTCTGTGTGCCTGGAGACCAGTGTTGATGTGTATCAGGCCTTGATGGAGCTCAACTTCCTGGGTACGGTCTCCATCACCAAGCAGGTGCTGCCTCACATGACGCAGCGAGGCACTGGGAGCATTGTGACTGTCAGCAGCGTAGCCGGCTTCGCTGGGGTACCCCTAGCAACAGGATACTCTGCCAGCAAACACGCTCTTCAG GGTTTCTTCAATTCCCTTCGGACTGAGCTGACTGACTATCCAAACATACTCATCAGCACAGTGTGTCCAGGGCCTGTGCAGTCAAAGATTGTCCAAAATGCCTTCACAGAGGAGCTGAACAAT TCCGTGGCTGCAGCTGGTGACCAGGAGTACAAGATGCCAACAACTCGCTGTGTGCGTTTAATGCTGGTGGGAATTGCCAATGGTGTCAAGGAAATGTGGATCGCACAGCAGCCCTTCCTCATGTTTTGCTACGCCTGGCAGTACGTTCCCACATTTGCCTGGATCATCACAAACAGGCTGGGCAAAAAAAGGGTGCAGAATTTCAAAGCTGGTCTG GATGCAGACTCTGCATACTTCACTAAACCCAAGGCCAAGACCTCCTGA